In a genomic window of Phyllostomus discolor isolate MPI-MPIP mPhyDis1 chromosome 5, mPhyDis1.pri.v3, whole genome shotgun sequence:
- the PTCH2 gene encoding protein patched homolog 2 isoform X4, whose protein sequence is MAGPPPLGELPPVYTPPARSTAPQILAGSLKAPLWLRAYFQGLLFSLGCRIQRHCGKVLFLGLLAFGALVLGLRVAVIETDLEQLWVEAGSRVSQELRYTKEKLGEEAAYTSQMLIQTPRQEGENVLTPEALRLHLQAALTASKVQVSLYGKSWDLNKICYKSGVPLIENGMIERMIEKLFPCVILTPLDCFWEGAKLQGGSAYLPGRPDIQWTNLDPEQLLEELGPFASLEGFRELLDKAQVGQAYVGRPCLNPDDPHCPPTAPNRDSRQAPNVAQELSGGCHGFSHKFMHWQEELLLGGMARDPQGQLLRAEALQSTFLLMSPRQLYEHFRGDYQTHDIGWSEEQAGTVLQAWQRRFVQLAQDSLPENGSQQIHAFSSTTLDDILHAFSEVSAARVAGGYLLMLAYACVTMLRWDCAQSQGAVGLAGVLLVALAVASGLGLCALLGIAFNAATTQVLPFLALGIGVDDIFLLAHAFTEAPSGTPLQERTGECLQRMGPSVALTSINNMVAFFMAALVPIPALRAFSLQAAIVVGCNFAAVMLVFPAVLSLDLHRRHCQRLDVLCCFSSPCSARVIQILPQELADRTVPVGIAHLTATVQAFAHCEASSQHVVTSLPPHAQLVPPPSDPLSSELFSPGGSTRDLLGQEEGTRQKAACRSPPCARWNLAHFARYQFAPLLLQSHAKAVVLVLCGALLGLSLYGATLVQDGLALTDVVPRGTKEHAFLSAQLRDPGCI, encoded by the exons ATGGCTGGGCCACCGCCCCTCGGGGAGCTGCCCCCAGTCTACACACCCCCAGCTAGATCCACGGCACCCCAG ATCCTAGCTGGGAGCCTAAAGGCTCCGCTCTGGCTCCGTGCCTACTTCCAGGGCCTGCTCTTCTCTCTGGGCTGCAGGATCCAGAGACACTGTGGCAAAGTGCTCTTCCTGGGACTGTTGGCCTTTGGGGCCCTGGTACTGGGTCTCCGCGTGGCCGTCATTGAGACAGACCTAGAGCAGCTCTGGGTGGAAG CGGGCAGCCGGGTGAGCCAGGAGCTGCGGTACACCAAGGagaagctgggggaggaggctgcGTACACCTCCCAGATGTTGATACAGACCCCGCGCCAGGAGGGAGAGAACGTCCTCACACCCGAGGCACTTCGCCTCCACCTCCAGGCAGCCCTCACCGCCAGTAAAGTGCAAGTATCGCTCTATGGAAA GTCCTGGGATCTGAACAAAATCTGCTACAAGTCAGGAGTTCCCCTCATCGAAAACGGCATGATTGAGCGG ATGATCGAGAAGCTGTTCCCGTGCGTGATCCTCACCCCGCTCGACTGCTTCTGGGAGGGAGCCAAACTCCAAGGGGGCTCTGCCTACTTGCC CGGCCGCCCCGACATCCAGTGGACCAACCTGGATCCCGAGCAGCTCCTGGAAGAGCTGGGTCCCTTTGCCTCCCTTGAGGGCTTCCGGGAGCTACTTGACAAGGCACAGGTGGGCCAGGCCTACGTGGGGCGGCCCTGTCTGAACCCTGATGACCCTCACTGCCCGCCCACTGCTCCTAACCGTGACAGCAGGCAG GCTCCCAATGTGGCTCAGGAATTGAGCGGGGGCTGCCACGGCTTCTCCCACAAGTTCATGCACTGGCAGGAGGAGTTGCTGCTGGGAGGCATGGCCAGAGACCCCCAAGGACAGCTGCTGAG GGCAGAGGCCCTGCAGAGCACCTTCCTGCTGATGAGCCCCCGCCAGCTGTACGAGCATTTCCGGGGTGACTACCAGACACACGACATCGGCTGGAGCGAGGAGCAGGCCGGCACGGTGCTGCAGGCCTGGCAGCGGCGCTTCGTGCAG CTGGCGCAGGACTCCCTGCCTGAGAACGGGTCCCAGCAGATCCACGCCTTCTCCTCCACCACCCTGGACGACATCCTGCATGCGTTCTCCGAAGTCAGCGCCGCCCGTGTGGCAGGAGGCTATCTGCTCATG ctggCCTATGCCTGTGTGACAATGCTGCGGTGGGACTGTGCCCAGTCCCAGGGTGCCGTGGGCCTCGCCGGGGTGCTGCTGGTGGCCCTGGCTGTGGCCTCGGGCCTCGGGCTCTGCGCCCTGCTCGGCATCGCTTTCAATGCTGCCACCACCCAG GTACTGCCCTTCTTGGCACTGGGCATCGGCGTGGATGACATATTCCTGCTGGCACATGCCTTTACAGAGGCTCCATCAGGGACCCCTCTCCAG GAGCGAACGGGCGAGTGTCTGCAACGCATGGGCCCCAGTGTTGCACTCACATCCATCAACAACATGGTCGCCTTCTTCATGGCCGCCCTGGTCCCCATCCCCGCGCTACGGGCCTTCTCCTTGCAG GCGGCCATCGTGGTTGGCTGCAACTTTGCAGCTGTGATGCTTGTCTTCCCAGCAGTCCTCAGCCTGGACCTGCACAGGCGCCACTGCCAGCGCCTGGACGTGCTCTGCTGCTTCTCCAG CCCCTGCTCTGCTCGAGTGATTCAGATCCTGCCCCAGGAGCTGGCAGATAGGACAGTACCAGTGGGCATCGCCCATCTGACTGCCACCGTCCAAGCCTTTGCCCACTGCGAAGCCAGCAGCCAGCATGTGGTCACCAGCCTGCCTCCCCACGCCCAGCTGGTGCCCCCACCTTCTGACCCACTGAGCTCGGAGCTCTTCAGCCCAGGAGGGTCCACACGGGACCTTCtaggccaggaggaggggacaaGGCAGAAGGCAGCCTGCAGGTCTCCGCCCTGTGCCCGCTGGAACCTTGCCCATTTCGCCCGCTATCAGTTTGCGCCCTTGCTGCTCCAGTCACATGCCAAG GCTGTGGTGCTGGTACTCTGTGGGGCTCTGCTGGGCCTGAGCCTCTACGGAGCGACCTTGGTGCAGGACGGGCTGGCCCTGACAGACGTGGTGCCTCGGGGCACCAAGGAGCATGCCTTCCTGAGCGCCCAGCTCAG GGATCCAGGCTGCATTTGA
- the PTCH2 gene encoding protein patched homolog 2 isoform X5, with product MAGPPPLGELPPVYTPPARSTAPQILAGSLKAPLWLRAYFQGLLFSLGCRIQRHCGKVLFLGLLAFGALVLGLRVAVIETDLEQLWVEAGSRVSQELRYTKEKLGEEAAYTSQMLIQTPRQEGENVLTPEALRLHLQAALTASKVQVSLYGKSWDLNKICYKSGVPLIENGMIERMIEKLFPCVILTPLDCFWEGAKLQGGSAYLPGRPDIQWTNLDPEQLLEELGPFASLEGFRELLDKAQVGQAYVGRPCLNPDDPHCPPTAPNRDSRQAPNVAQELSGGCHGFSHKFMHWQEELLLGGMARDPQGQLLRAEALQSTFLLMSPRQLYEHFRGDYQTHDIGWSEEQAGTVLQAWQRRFVQLAQDSLPENGSQQIHAFSSTTLDDILHAFSEVSAARVAGGYLLMLAYACVTMLRWDCAQSQGAVGLAGVLLVALAVASGLGLCALLGIAFNAATTQVLPFLALGIGVDDIFLLAHAFTEAPSGTPLQERTGECLQRMGPSVALTSINNMVAFFMAALVPIPALRAFSLQQSSAWTCTGATASAWTCSAASPAPALLE from the exons ATGGCTGGGCCACCGCCCCTCGGGGAGCTGCCCCCAGTCTACACACCCCCAGCTAGATCCACGGCACCCCAG ATCCTAGCTGGGAGCCTAAAGGCTCCGCTCTGGCTCCGTGCCTACTTCCAGGGCCTGCTCTTCTCTCTGGGCTGCAGGATCCAGAGACACTGTGGCAAAGTGCTCTTCCTGGGACTGTTGGCCTTTGGGGCCCTGGTACTGGGTCTCCGCGTGGCCGTCATTGAGACAGACCTAGAGCAGCTCTGGGTGGAAG CGGGCAGCCGGGTGAGCCAGGAGCTGCGGTACACCAAGGagaagctgggggaggaggctgcGTACACCTCCCAGATGTTGATACAGACCCCGCGCCAGGAGGGAGAGAACGTCCTCACACCCGAGGCACTTCGCCTCCACCTCCAGGCAGCCCTCACCGCCAGTAAAGTGCAAGTATCGCTCTATGGAAA GTCCTGGGATCTGAACAAAATCTGCTACAAGTCAGGAGTTCCCCTCATCGAAAACGGCATGATTGAGCGG ATGATCGAGAAGCTGTTCCCGTGCGTGATCCTCACCCCGCTCGACTGCTTCTGGGAGGGAGCCAAACTCCAAGGGGGCTCTGCCTACTTGCC CGGCCGCCCCGACATCCAGTGGACCAACCTGGATCCCGAGCAGCTCCTGGAAGAGCTGGGTCCCTTTGCCTCCCTTGAGGGCTTCCGGGAGCTACTTGACAAGGCACAGGTGGGCCAGGCCTACGTGGGGCGGCCCTGTCTGAACCCTGATGACCCTCACTGCCCGCCCACTGCTCCTAACCGTGACAGCAGGCAG GCTCCCAATGTGGCTCAGGAATTGAGCGGGGGCTGCCACGGCTTCTCCCACAAGTTCATGCACTGGCAGGAGGAGTTGCTGCTGGGAGGCATGGCCAGAGACCCCCAAGGACAGCTGCTGAG GGCAGAGGCCCTGCAGAGCACCTTCCTGCTGATGAGCCCCCGCCAGCTGTACGAGCATTTCCGGGGTGACTACCAGACACACGACATCGGCTGGAGCGAGGAGCAGGCCGGCACGGTGCTGCAGGCCTGGCAGCGGCGCTTCGTGCAG CTGGCGCAGGACTCCCTGCCTGAGAACGGGTCCCAGCAGATCCACGCCTTCTCCTCCACCACCCTGGACGACATCCTGCATGCGTTCTCCGAAGTCAGCGCCGCCCGTGTGGCAGGAGGCTATCTGCTCATG ctggCCTATGCCTGTGTGACAATGCTGCGGTGGGACTGTGCCCAGTCCCAGGGTGCCGTGGGCCTCGCCGGGGTGCTGCTGGTGGCCCTGGCTGTGGCCTCGGGCCTCGGGCTCTGCGCCCTGCTCGGCATCGCTTTCAATGCTGCCACCACCCAG GTACTGCCCTTCTTGGCACTGGGCATCGGCGTGGATGACATATTCCTGCTGGCACATGCCTTTACAGAGGCTCCATCAGGGACCCCTCTCCAG GAGCGAACGGGCGAGTGTCTGCAACGCATGGGCCCCAGTGTTGCACTCACATCCATCAACAACATGGTCGCCTTCTTCATGGCCGCCCTGGTCCCCATCCCCGCGCTACGGGCCTTCTCCTTGCAG CAGTCCTCAGCCTGGACCTGCACAGGCGCCACTGCCAGCGCCTGGACGTGCTCTGCTGCTTCTCCAG CCCCTGCTCTGCTCGAGTGA